From Alkalidesulfovibrio alkalitolerans DSM 16529, a single genomic window includes:
- the fliJ gene encoding flagellar export protein FliJ, which produces MTPFRFKLEKVLDFRRQAEDQAKMALASARRRLTESRERLAALERERDEREAAYARLGDMNAADLWLWQRYRERLALDIGQAVARIRLDETDVERARLDLVARATDRKLLEKLKQQQAARHVRDAHAQEQKDYDELSTIRHGREAV; this is translated from the coding sequence ATGACGCCGTTTCGGTTCAAGCTCGAAAAGGTCCTGGATTTCCGCAGGCAGGCCGAGGACCAGGCCAAGATGGCCCTGGCCTCTGCCAGGCGCAGACTGACTGAGAGCCGCGAGCGTCTGGCCGCGCTCGAACGCGAGCGCGACGAGCGGGAAGCGGCCTATGCCCGGCTTGGCGACATGAACGCAGCCGACCTGTGGCTGTGGCAACGCTACCGCGAACGGCTGGCGCTTGACATCGGCCAGGCCGTGGCCAGAATCAGACTTGACGAAACGGACGTCGAACGAGCCCGGCTCGACCTCGTGGCCCGGGCGACGGACCGAAAACTCCTGGAAAAACTCAAGCAACAACAGGCGGCACGCCATGTCAGGGATGCCCATGCACAGGAACAGAAGGACTACGACGAACTCAGCACCATCCGCCATGGCCGCGAAGCCGTCTAG